The Streptomyces spororaveus genome includes a region encoding these proteins:
- a CDS encoding AfsR/SARP family transcriptional regulator, producing MEIKVLGPLTAEACGRSVVPTAAKPRQILSLLAVHANQVLPVPTLMEEIWGHALPRSALTTLQTYILQLRRKLVAAYGLSSAEISRDVLVTRHGGYLLQIQPGAVDVHEYDRLAAAGREAFDHGDDESASLYLSQAIDLWQGPALVDVRTGPILEIELARLEESRLSTLERRIEAELRLGKDAILLAELSELTARHPLHEGLHAQRMVALYRSGRPWQALEVFQRLRARLVDELGLEPSPRVKRLQQAVLCGDPALEYDGTHRRRVLDLFAA from the coding sequence ATGGAAATCAAGGTGCTGGGTCCGCTGACCGCCGAGGCGTGCGGCCGGTCCGTCGTCCCGACCGCGGCCAAGCCGCGGCAGATCCTGTCCCTGCTCGCGGTGCACGCCAACCAGGTGCTGCCGGTGCCGACCCTGATGGAGGAGATCTGGGGGCACGCCCTGCCGCGGAGCGCCCTCACCACGCTCCAGACCTACATCCTGCAGCTGCGCCGCAAGCTGGTCGCCGCCTACGGCCTCAGCTCGGCGGAGATCTCCAGGGACGTCCTGGTCACCCGGCACGGGGGCTACCTGCTGCAGATCCAGCCGGGCGCCGTGGACGTCCACGAGTACGACCGGCTCGCCGCCGCCGGACGTGAGGCGTTCGACCACGGAGACGACGAGTCCGCGTCCCTGTACCTGAGCCAGGCCATCGACCTGTGGCAGGGCCCCGCGCTGGTCGACGTACGGACCGGGCCGATCCTGGAGATCGAGCTGGCCCGACTGGAGGAGAGCCGGCTGTCCACCCTGGAGCGCCGCATCGAGGCGGAACTGCGCCTGGGCAAGGACGCGATCCTGCTCGCGGAACTCAGCGAGCTGACCGCCCGCCACCCGCTGCACGAGGGCCTGCACGCCCAGCGCATGGTGGCGCTCTACCGCTCCGGCCGGCCCTGGCAGGCGCTGGAGGTCTTCCAGCGGCTGCGCGCGCGGCTCGTCGACGAGCTCGGCCTGGAGCCGTCGCCGCGCGTGAAGCGGCTCCAGCAGGCGGTGCTCTGCGGCGATCCGGCCCTGGAGTACGACGGGACGCACCGGCGCCGCGTCCTGGACCTGTTCGCCGCCTGA
- a CDS encoding TOMM precursor leader peptide-binding protein: MRRGSAAPLLGFKSHFQVETVPGEAAYLIADRRVTALHGPAVSVLAPLLDGTRDLAALRAACSGLLPDEEVERLVSRLDRAGLLHRTAESGHCAQRAYWELAGLDGAAAGRLDDAVVRVLAVGDGTDPAELRSALRGAALRLAGEGEPADLTVALCDDYLDPALARIDEESRASGVPWLPVRVHGTEIWAGPFLGVPERTGAPCWVCLADRLWRGRQAEAHVQRLLSRPGPAPRPATSLPAARLAGLQLAALEAATWLAGHRDAHQAALWTLDTLTLTASRHPVDRRPQCPGCGDPELVARQVRRPVRLVPRPKRDTTGGGHRSSSPAEVLARYGRLVDPLTGPVAEIRRDPRGPEALNCFHAGHNPVVGPSGLGALRAGLRHTSSGKGVTPLHAKVSALCEALERHSGFHQGDEPVEHGSFRSLAADAVHPDTVQLFHPRQFEDRARWNAGHGAFQQVCDPFDESAAIDWTPVWSLTEGRTRLLPTALLYFNAPQAAGRAYCSANSNGAAAGATLEDAVLQGTLELVERDAVALWWYNRTRQPGVDLDATDDPWIGELRTLHRDLGREVWALDLTSDLGIPVVAALSRRTDRAAEDIVLGFGAHLDPAVALRRALTELNQLLPSVVDSTADGAGYGCTDPEALRWFRTATAAGLPYLRPDPAAPVVAGRPAPTSDVTEDIALVQGLLADRGLDLLALDQTRPDVGLPVARVVVPGLRPHWARLAPGRLYDVPVRLGRLAAPLPYDRLNPTPLFL, translated from the coding sequence GTGCGGCGCGGCAGCGCAGCGCCGTTGCTCGGCTTCAAGTCCCACTTCCAGGTGGAGACGGTGCCGGGCGAGGCGGCCTACCTGATCGCCGACCGGCGGGTGACCGCGCTGCACGGCCCGGCCGTCTCGGTCCTCGCGCCGCTGCTCGACGGCACCCGGGACCTGGCGGCCCTGCGGGCCGCCTGCTCGGGGCTGCTCCCCGACGAGGAGGTCGAGCGGCTGGTGTCCCGGCTGGACCGGGCGGGCCTGCTGCACCGCACGGCGGAGTCCGGGCACTGCGCGCAGCGGGCGTACTGGGAGCTCGCGGGCCTGGACGGCGCGGCCGCCGGCCGGCTGGACGACGCGGTCGTACGCGTTCTCGCGGTCGGCGACGGCACGGACCCCGCCGAGCTGCGTTCCGCCCTGCGCGGCGCCGCACTGCGCCTCGCGGGCGAGGGGGAGCCGGCGGATCTGACGGTGGCGCTCTGCGACGACTACCTCGATCCCGCGCTCGCCCGGATCGACGAGGAGTCGCGGGCATCCGGTGTGCCGTGGCTTCCGGTGCGCGTGCACGGTACGGAGATCTGGGCGGGCCCGTTCCTCGGCGTCCCGGAGCGGACGGGGGCGCCCTGCTGGGTCTGCCTCGCCGACCGGCTGTGGCGCGGCCGGCAGGCCGAGGCCCACGTACAGCGGCTGCTGTCCCGTCCCGGTCCCGCCCCTCGCCCGGCGACCTCGCTGCCCGCGGCCCGGCTCGCCGGACTGCAGCTGGCGGCGCTGGAAGCGGCCACGTGGCTGGCCGGTCACCGCGACGCGCACCAAGCGGCTCTGTGGACCCTGGACACCCTGACGCTCACGGCCTCGCGCCACCCGGTCGACCGGCGTCCACAGTGCCCGGGTTGCGGCGATCCCGAGCTCGTGGCCCGGCAGGTACGGCGTCCCGTACGGCTCGTGCCACGCCCCAAGCGGGACACGACCGGCGGCGGTCACCGCTCCTCGTCGCCGGCCGAGGTGCTGGCCCGCTACGGCCGTCTCGTGGACCCGCTGACCGGTCCGGTCGCCGAGATCCGCCGGGACCCGCGCGGCCCCGAGGCCCTCAACTGCTTCCATGCCGGACACAATCCGGTGGTCGGTCCCTCCGGTCTCGGCGCCCTCCGCGCGGGGCTGCGCCACACCAGCTCCGGCAAGGGCGTCACCCCGCTGCACGCGAAGGTGAGCGCCCTGTGCGAGGCCCTGGAGCGTCACAGCGGCTTCCACCAGGGCGACGAGCCCGTGGAGCACGGCAGTTTCCGCAGCCTGGCGGCGGACGCCGTGCACCCCGACACCGTGCAGCTCTTCCACCCGCGCCAGTTCGAGGACCGCGCGCGCTGGAACGCCGGGCACGGTGCTTTCCAGCAGGTGTGCGACCCCTTCGACGAGAGCGCCGCGATCGACTGGACCCCCGTGTGGTCGCTCACCGAGGGCCGGACCCGGCTGCTTCCGACGGCGCTCCTCTACTTCAACGCGCCGCAGGCCGCGGGCCGCGCGTACTGCTCGGCGAACTCCAACGGTGCCGCGGCCGGCGCCACCCTGGAGGACGCGGTCCTGCAGGGCACGCTGGAGCTCGTCGAACGCGACGCCGTCGCCCTGTGGTGGTACAACCGCACCCGCCAGCCCGGTGTCGACCTCGATGCGACGGACGACCCCTGGATCGGCGAACTGCGGACGCTGCACCGGGATCTGGGCCGCGAGGTGTGGGCGCTCGACCTCACCTCGGACCTCGGCATACCCGTCGTGGCGGCCCTGTCCCGCCGCACGGACCGCGCGGCCGAGGACATCGTCCTCGGTTTCGGGGCGCACCTGGACCCGGCCGTCGCCCTGCGCCGCGCGCTGACCGAGCTGAACCAGCTGCTGCCGTCGGTGGTCGACTCGACCGCCGACGGCGCCGGGTACGGCTGCACGGACCCCGAGGCGCTGCGCTGGTTCCGCACGGCCACGGCCGCCGGACTGCCGTACCTGCGGCCCGATCCCGCGGCCCCGGTGGTGGCCGGGCGCCCGGCGCCGACCAGCGACGTCACCGAGGACATCGCGCTCGTCCAGGGGCTGCTCGCCGACCGCGGTCTCGACCTCCTCGCCCTCGACCAGACCCGGCCGGACGTGGGGCTCCCCGTGGCCAGGGTCGTCGTACCGGGCCTTCGCCCGCACTGGGCACGGCTGGCGCCCGGCCGGCTGTACGACGTGCCCGTACGGCTGGGCCGCCTCGCGGCCCCGCTTCCGTACGACCGGCTCAACCCCACCCCCCTGTTCCTGTGA
- a CDS encoding SagB/ThcOx family dehydrogenase — translation MRIHQLAGTELAELWSLRPDSSLREEDPANAPAGPAGEGGRPGPVVVLESCWGSTRIERPGPHFAELLRRMTLGPVSPANVLAPFPPVLCEADAAALAPEVTALRANLASVQNCVVRTLALGGTPLLSVVPIAADARFEPCPPPADRPLRAGDRRLSRFALLHSGEHGLHLESPLSQHRVEVHHPAVGWVLGELGGGRDASAAATGRRPLEERAVTLVHAYLAAAGMTTPFDGTAYAEDSDPALTGWTPADLFLHARSRPGRTDADLGMTYPLAGRAPAQPPVKTPDGRAPVLLERPCLTRLRTDDPPFTEVLEERRSTRSFAAQDPSLGQLGELLYRAARVRAVLPPHAGDPTRSWRTRRPYPSAGSSYGLEIYVVAVRCSGLPPGAYHYDPLEHRLEPVHGDPQALADILADARSLAGMDEQPPLLVVLTSRLLRVATQFSSVAYASVLKEVGALQQTFYLVCAAMGMGACALTAGDVGAVARALGVDWLAEPSVGEIVFGLPRTVDASKESNIPPIPGSN, via the coding sequence ATGCGCATCCACCAACTCGCCGGCACCGAGCTCGCCGAACTGTGGTCGTTGCGCCCGGACTCCTCGCTCAGGGAGGAGGACCCCGCGAACGCTCCGGCAGGTCCCGCGGGCGAGGGCGGCCGGCCCGGCCCGGTCGTCGTCCTGGAGTCCTGCTGGGGCAGTACCCGCATCGAGCGCCCCGGCCCGCACTTCGCGGAGCTGCTGCGCCGGATGACCCTCGGGCCCGTCTCCCCCGCGAATGTCCTGGCGCCCTTCCCTCCCGTGCTCTGCGAGGCCGACGCGGCCGCGCTGGCCCCCGAGGTGACCGCCTTGCGGGCGAACCTGGCCTCGGTGCAGAACTGCGTGGTGCGCACGCTCGCGCTGGGCGGCACCCCCCTGCTGTCGGTCGTACCGATCGCTGCGGACGCCCGGTTCGAACCGTGCCCACCGCCCGCGGACCGGCCGCTGCGTGCCGGGGACCGGCGCCTCTCCCGCTTCGCCCTCCTGCACAGCGGCGAGCACGGACTGCACCTGGAGTCGCCCCTGTCGCAGCACCGCGTCGAGGTGCACCACCCGGCGGTCGGCTGGGTGCTGGGCGAGCTCGGCGGCGGGCGGGACGCCTCGGCGGCGGCCACCGGCCGGCGGCCGCTGGAGGAGCGCGCGGTGACGCTCGTCCACGCCTATCTCGCGGCGGCCGGCATGACGACGCCGTTCGACGGCACGGCGTACGCGGAGGACTCCGACCCCGCCCTGACCGGCTGGACCCCGGCCGACCTCTTCCTCCACGCGCGCAGCCGGCCGGGACGCACCGACGCGGACCTCGGGATGACGTACCCGCTGGCGGGCCGCGCGCCCGCGCAACCGCCGGTGAAGACCCCGGACGGCAGGGCGCCGGTCCTGCTGGAGCGGCCGTGCCTGACCCGCCTGCGCACCGACGACCCCCCGTTCACGGAGGTACTGGAGGAACGCCGCTCCACCCGCAGCTTCGCGGCGCAGGACCCGAGCCTGGGACAGCTCGGCGAGCTCCTCTACCGGGCGGCGCGCGTGCGGGCCGTACTGCCGCCGCACGCGGGCGACCCCACCCGCTCCTGGCGCACGCGCCGCCCCTATCCGAGCGCGGGCAGCAGTTACGGCCTGGAGATCTACGTGGTGGCCGTACGCTGCTCCGGCCTGCCCCCGGGCGCGTACCACTACGACCCCCTCGAACACCGTCTCGAACCGGTGCACGGGGATCCACAGGCCCTGGCGGACATCCTCGCGGACGCCCGCTCCCTCGCCGGGATGGACGAACAGCCGCCGCTGCTCGTCGTGCTGACCTCGCGACTGCTGCGGGTGGCGACCCAGTTCAGCTCGGTCGCCTACGCCAGCGTCCTGAAGGAGGTGGGCGCGCTCCAGCAGACCTTCTACCTGGTCTGCGCGGCGATGGGCATGGGTGCCTGCGCGCTCACGGCCGGGGACGTGGGCGCCGTCGCGCGGGCGCTCGGTGTCGACTGGCTGGCCGAGCCGAGCGTCGGGGAAATCGTCTTCGGCCTTCCGCGCACGGTTGACGCTTCAAAGGAATCCAATATTCCGCCAATACCGGGCAGCAATTGA
- a CDS encoding sensor histidine kinase, with protein MSAILLLLATLSLQLLHSFGRQMVLSIRPPRMTLAVQCLLTYGPFLVLGRAWLGMPGFLAASTLLLLPASFAWPAFVAEVLATDVIVSRFGIGPSDIAYTTVATILTALVVYGLSRLTELVAEVHDSRAELARLAIAQERLRFARDLHDLLGYSLSAITLKCELAYRLVPGQPDRAQEELTEILQTARQALTDVRTVARGYRDMSLSVEASTAESMLSMLGVHTTVSLDCGELPTAADTVLATVLREGLTNMLRHSKAENVEITGGRGGRVVHVAIANDGVGRTGRIPSADATGSSGIANLTARVREHGGHLSADIREDGWFVLRADILLPPDGADAPPAQEAKA; from the coding sequence GTGAGTGCGATTCTGCTGCTGCTGGCCACTTTGTCCTTGCAGCTGCTGCATTCCTTCGGCCGGCAAATGGTCCTGTCCATTCGGCCGCCCAGGATGACGCTCGCGGTGCAGTGCCTGCTCACCTACGGGCCCTTCCTCGTCCTCGGACGGGCCTGGCTGGGAATGCCCGGCTTCCTCGCCGCGTCGACGCTGCTGCTGCTTCCGGCCTCGTTCGCCTGGCCCGCCTTCGTCGCGGAAGTCCTGGCGACCGACGTGATCGTCTCCCGCTTCGGGATCGGCCCCTCCGACATCGCGTACACGACCGTCGCCACCATCCTGACCGCGCTCGTGGTGTACGGACTCTCCCGGCTGACCGAGCTGGTCGCCGAGGTGCACGACTCGCGCGCCGAGCTGGCCCGCCTGGCCATCGCCCAGGAACGGCTGCGGTTCGCCCGCGACCTGCACGACCTGCTCGGCTACAGCCTCTCGGCGATCACCCTGAAGTGCGAACTCGCGTACCGGCTCGTACCCGGACAGCCGGACCGCGCCCAGGAGGAGCTCACCGAGATCCTGCAGACGGCCCGGCAGGCCCTCACCGACGTGCGCACGGTGGCCCGCGGCTACCGGGACATGTCGCTGAGCGTCGAGGCGTCGACCGCGGAGTCGATGCTCTCCATGCTCGGTGTGCACACCACCGTGTCCCTGGACTGCGGTGAACTGCCCACCGCGGCCGACACCGTGCTCGCGACGGTCCTGAGGGAGGGCCTGACCAACATGCTGCGGCACAGCAAGGCCGAGAACGTCGAAATCACCGGGGGCCGCGGCGGCCGCGTGGTGCACGTGGCCATCGCCAACGACGGGGTGGGCCGCACCGGCCGCATTCCGTCCGCGGACGCCACCGGAAGCAGCGGCATCGCCAATCTCACCGCCCGGGTACGGGAACACGGGGGCCACCTGAGCGCCGACATCCGCGAGGACGGCTGGTTCGTCCTGCGGGCCGACATCCTGCTGCCCCCCGACGGGGCCGACGCGCCGCCGGCACAGGAGGCCAAGGCCTGA
- a CDS encoding response regulator transcription factor gives MVSVLIAEDMLMLRRALVSLLELEPDIEVVAEVANGLEILPQAQKHRPDVVVLDIDLPGMDGITAAYGVSRELPGCGILMLTNLHRTGNLRRALAAGASGFLHKDTDPDRLVASIRAVAEGRQVVDPELALAALQDGPQPLTPRELEVLRLAAEGEEAAQIAVRLFLSAGTVRNYLTNAVTKLGARNRVDAVRIAREAGWL, from the coding sequence GTGGTCAGTGTTCTGATTGCGGAAGACATGCTCATGCTGCGGAGGGCGCTGGTGTCGCTCCTGGAACTGGAGCCGGACATCGAGGTGGTCGCCGAGGTGGCCAACGGTCTGGAGATCCTTCCCCAGGCGCAGAAGCACCGTCCGGACGTCGTCGTCCTCGACATCGACCTGCCGGGCATGGACGGCATCACCGCGGCGTACGGAGTGAGCAGGGAACTGCCCGGATGCGGCATCCTCATGCTCACCAACCTGCACCGCACCGGCAATCTGCGCCGGGCCCTGGCGGCGGGGGCGTCGGGCTTCCTGCACAAGGACACGGACCCGGACCGGCTCGTCGCCTCGATCCGCGCGGTCGCCGAGGGCCGGCAGGTCGTCGACCCGGAACTGGCCCTCGCCGCCCTCCAGGACGGCCCGCAGCCGCTGACCCCGCGCGAGCTGGAGGTGCTGCGTCTGGCGGCCGAGGGCGAGGAGGCGGCGCAGATCGCGGTCCGCCTCTTCCTGTCGGCGGGAACGGTGCGCAACTACCTGACGAACGCCGTGACGAAGCTCGGTGCGCGCAACCGGGTGGACGCGGTGCGGATCGCGCGCGAGGCCGGCTGGCTCTGA
- a CDS encoding 4'-phosphopantetheinyl transferase family protein gives MTDEHPGTPVEVPGPDAPWDRAVFHMARCGTTVAHARWADWLPPDFDAPRLRAHLGSHDWRRHGAMTNPAARARFVATRLLIRYAAAAVLRVTPDEVDLAYRPGGRPYLRGCDQVEVALTHSGDVAAVALSRCGRIGVDVEPLARQMSYEGLRRLLCTPAERDTIGALPEADRSPALLRLWTLKEAYTKAMGQGMRMGFTGFGFDQHSGDLVSQDGTPLSPGEWSFDAYEIQGSHLLSVARHTVGWETSPDTAAESMLDSGFLDEVTRALQAVIE, from the coding sequence GTGACCGACGAGCACCCCGGGACCCCGGTCGAGGTGCCGGGGCCGGACGCCCCGTGGGACCGGGCGGTGTTCCACATGGCGCGGTGCGGAACCACGGTCGCGCACGCCCGCTGGGCCGACTGGCTGCCGCCCGACTTCGACGCGCCCCGGCTGCGTGCGCACCTCGGCTCCCACGACTGGCGACGGCACGGGGCGATGACCAATCCGGCCGCGCGCGCCCGGTTCGTCGCGACCCGCCTGCTGATCCGGTACGCGGCCGCGGCGGTACTGCGGGTCACCCCCGACGAGGTGGACCTCGCCTATCGGCCGGGCGGCCGCCCGTACCTGCGCGGCTGCGACCAGGTCGAGGTGGCCCTCACCCACAGCGGCGACGTGGCCGCCGTGGCGCTCAGCCGGTGCGGTCGGATCGGCGTGGACGTGGAGCCGCTGGCCCGCCAGATGTCGTACGAGGGACTACGCCGTCTGCTGTGCACCCCCGCGGAGCGGGACACGATCGGGGCCCTCCCCGAAGCGGACCGCTCGCCCGCGCTGCTGCGCCTGTGGACGCTCAAGGAGGCGTACACCAAGGCCATGGGGCAGGGGATGCGGATGGGGTTCACCGGATTCGGATTCGACCAGCACAGCGGGGATCTGGTGTCGCAGGACGGCACGCCCCTGTCGCCCGGCGAGTGGTCCTTCGACGCCTACGAGATCCAGGGCAGCCATCTGCTGAGCGTGGCGCGGCACACCGTGGGCTGGGAGACCTCGCCCGACACGGCGGCGGAGAGCATGCTCGATTCCGGATTCCTGGACGAAGTGACCAGGGCTCTCCAAGCAGTGATCGAGTAG